The following are encoded in a window of Chionomys nivalis chromosome X, mChiNiv1.1, whole genome shotgun sequence genomic DNA:
- the Dgat2l6 gene encoding diacylglycerol O-acyltransferase 2-like protein 6 — protein MAFFSQLDVQEGLRTLSVLQWIPVYVILGAIPILGIPYCLLFSSLWPLAVLSLIWLVCDWNTHSQDGRRSAWVRNWTLWKYFQSYFPVKLVKTHDLSPKHNYIIVSHPHGILSFGAFINFATEATGFSRIFPSITPFLATLEGIFWIPIVREYVMSMGICPVSELALKHKLTQKGSGNAVIVVVGGASEALLCRPGVSTIYLKNHKGFVKLALKTGAYLVPSYTFGENEVFNQETFREGTWLRFFQKNFQKIGKTILGLNFCTFHGRGLTRGSWGFLPFNHPITTVVGEPLPIPKINDPDKETVTKYFELYISALRKLFDQHKVEYGFSETQELTII, from the exons GAGCTATTCCCATCTTAGGTATACCCTATTGCCTGCTCTTCAGTAGCCTATGGCCCTTAGCTGTGCTCTCCTTAATCTGGCTTGTCTGTGACTGGAACACACACAGTCAAG ACGGTAGGCGTTCAGCTTGGGTGCGAAACTGGACTCTCTGGAAGTATTTCCAAAGCTACTTCCCAGTAAAG CTGGTGAAGACCCATGACCTTTCTCCCAAGCACAACTACATCATTGTCAGTCACCCCCATGGCATTCTCTCTTTTGGTGCCTTCATCAACTTTGCTACTGAGGCCACTGGCTTTTCCAGGATTTTCCCATCGATCACTCCCTTTTTAGCAACTTTGGAAGGAATCTTCTGGATCCCAATTGTGCGAGAGTATGTAATGTCCATGG GTATATGTCCAGTGAGTGAGTTGGCCCTGAAGCACAAGCTGACCCAGAAAGGCTCTGGCAATGCTGTGATCGTTGTGGTGGGTGGAGCTTCTGAAGCCCTCTTGTGCCGCCCGGGAGTCTCCACAATCTACCTCAAAAATCATAAAGGTTTTGTGAAGCTAGCACTGAAGACAGG GGCGTACCTTGTCCCATCTTACACCTTTGGTGAGAATGAGGTTTTCAACCAAGAGACCTTCCGTGAAGGCACATGGCTAAGGTTCTTCCAAAAAAACTTCCAGAAAATTGGCAAAACAATCCTAGGCCTAAACTTCTGTACTTTCCATGGCAGGGGCCTCACTCGGGGGTCCTGGGGCTTCTTGCCTTTCAATCACCCAATTACCACCGTTG TTGGAGAACCCTTGCCAATCCCCAAGATCAATGATCCCGACAAGGAGACGGTGACAAAGTACTTTGAGCTTTACATCAGTGCCCTACGCAAGCTGTTTGACCAGCACAAAGTGGAATATGGCTTCTCTGAGACCCAGGAATTGACAATTATATAA